The region tttcacatacttagagatatgtgggagaggtttcacatacttagagatatgcgggagaggtttcacatacttagagatatgtgggagaggtttcactggtgacctttttgagtgtccggctacgcactgcaaggtccttaaaccccgttaagccttgattagggatcttgcatactcccgatgagtatgtaacattgttttatcggtttggctttctacgtaccaccgttttaggttaaggagatttagaTGAACGCACTCTTCGATTtctgatctctcattagaatagagagttgtttagaagttatataacgtaaactctagtactcacggcgaattgggttgaccggtttgacttgttgactttagttgactttgacttgaccgaaaattgacggttgtcacagttcagcagtatcaggtgagtttccctgtgtatgaatgggtctacgccCACAATGCttgcccatgtagttatgagtagaagatcaggggttagccctaggcccggtatgctagtatgatattcgggacgaggtccaatgataaagggcaggtgcccaaggaatggtttatgtggtagtttatacttgttgtttgtgtgatacttgtatgtgcctggtagggaggtgagtgtgggcgaggtcccgtatctcaccaataacagagtgtggatggtgcaCATCTCAGtggcagcagagcaggggcgaggcccaagttagggaaggagtgagggtgggttgggcccgtacctcactatcatcaggagtatggacggggttccatgactcatcagtagcaggacaagggcggggcccagagataggcgaggccttagaacaagagtcgttagtatatgtttagcttatgtgatgttatgtgatatgtgtatgtgttattatatgttagtgggcggggccctgtgacaggagaggcctaagtaaaacagatctgtatccgagcggggatcgaagccaggcggggcctggggcggcgaggccgttgtagcgggcgaggcccgaggtaggggcgaggcccaggatagcgggcgtggcccggtatgtgcagtatgtggttatgcatggtatgtggtaggatggggaactcactaagcttcgtgcttacggttttcagttttgttttcaggtacttccggtagcggagggaagagctcggggtgatcgcatggcacacaccatagtttagacagcctgggaatgtttactctgataacgaagatgtattttggaaactaatactctgtttatgttttgaaatgatgaattttcttaaagtaatgttttattaaaagaaatttttagtcttaaattttgggacgttacacttaaATTTTCCGGGTTGAGATTCGGTTGCGGCACCGTGTTTATAATTTGAAGATCGGTGTGTGCCAATTGTCGCCGACGAGCTTCCTCTGTTGattcaaaaaaaatttctaaaaaatTTAGAGTTTTGTCGATTTTATCCGCTAGTACGTCCTCGTTTGTTGATTTTCCGCTAGAAGACGCCTCTTTTCTTGCTTTGTCCCTTCCCGGTGGTCAACGAATTTGGACATCCGGTGGACCCTCCCCCTTGGTGGCGTCGAACTCATCATTGAGGTCAAGGTTAACACCAATGTTCGACTCGGACATTCTCGGTTGTTGGAGCCGGTGGTAGATCCCGAATACGCAGTTTCTGGATAAATGACCCATTTTGGACAATTGCAACAACTTCCCACGCTTTTTGGTTGGCAAATGGTTTACCATTGTTGGTAATTTTGTATTGGTAAAACGCGGTTGATAAAATGTTGAAATCGTTGCTACCGCTTCTATGCATATTTTTAAGATTGTCAAATACGTCGTTAAATTTGGTGCAAGCTGCTCGAAGGTCACGACATTCTGCATTGACCGAGTCGTATGTCCGGCTCGTTTGTCTTCCTAATAAGGTGTGGAAGTGGTCTAAAACACGATTCCAAAAGCTTTGATTCGTTTGCGCATTGCCAACATCCCCGTCTTGTGATATGAAAATCCAAGCTTTAGCTAAACTTTCCTCCTCGGTCCATTGCATACTTTTCTTTTTCCTTtgatcttttgattttttttgcctTCTACGATTTGGTTGTGTTTCTTCAACCCGTTCGTCGTCGTCGTCATTGTCGAGGTTTATGGGTTGAGATTGAGATAGTGAAACCTGAGATGATTGTGAAGTTTGTTGACGTTGGGAAGTTTGGGGTTGAAATTGCGGAGAATGTTGTTATTGAAAGACTTGAAATTGGGGTTGAATGaattgtggttgttgttgttgttggtagtAGTATGGGTGGTATGAAAGATTGGTGAATAGAGGTTGTTGAATTGGAAAGGATATCAATTGCATGTAGCTAAGATTCACTGATGGATCATTTGGAGTGGCCAGTGGCGGATTCAATTAGCAACTAGTGGGGTGCATGGCCCCCACTTAAAAAAAATTGCTAgcagtaatatatatatatatatatatatatatatatatatatatatatatatatatatataatgatattattatttattaatggtTGGTCCCCTCTTCAAAATACTTGGTCCCCACTCCCAACTGTTATCCAACATTTCTTTCTCTCTAGTGTGACTCTTTTCTCCCCTGTTTTTGACCTAGCTACCAATTGCAAGAACTCATGAAGGAAATAATAGAAACCATTAATACAAATAATTGAACAAATGAAGGAATTGCTCGAACCTAGCACACACCATCTTCGTTGGAAAGTTTGTACATTTACTCCattgaaatcataatatttatgaACTTATTCCATTGATTGCTTTTGATTCAGAAATCATAATATGTATAAACTAAATCATAAGGTTATTTTATACTCTGAAATatgatttttctgatttttggtgGGACGAGTTGATACAAAATGTTATTTGGAATGTTATACTGTGAAATCTGATTTGTCTCTAATTTGTGTAATGGTTTTCTAATTTGTGTAATGGTTTTGTATGAACCATTTCAAAATGTTATTATGAATGTTATTTAAAGAGGAGAATAATGTTGGAATAATCCAGAAATTTCAAACTTTAAATATCCGTTTTTGCATTTGATTCATTATCTTTTTCCTGCAAATTTATTAGTAGATAATAATAGTTGGTTAGCTTTTCTTTTCTAGTATAAATAGAAGATGTTTTTTATATTTACCatgagtttttttaattaaataaaatcccaACATAAaaagttcccaaaatacccttgcgtTATGTTCTTCATCCCATGTTTGCTCTTGTTTCTTGTGTTTGGTGCTCCTCCGTGGAAACTCAGATTTTAAAATTTACAATGACATACAGTTAACAAAATAACATGGACAAAACGgtgaagtcaacggtcaatgtgCACCCCACTTGACTTCCCAGCTAGATCCGCCACTGGAAGTGGCTGAGGTATTTTGGTTTGGATCCATAACAATATATGAGGAAGGAATATTTTTTAGTGAATATATGTGTTTGTGTTGAAAATATgtgtgtttgaaaaaaaaatgatatatatatatatatatatatatatatatatatatatatatatatatatatatatatatatatatatatatatatatatatatatgacatggCAAGGATTGTTTACTTAATACCACCAAAAATGAGCGGTGATTTGGAGGGTGGGTCTAGATATGGAGAGGTGATGGGTGGGGGCCCGCAGAGGCGGGTGGATGGGTGAATGGAGATTGAATGGGGTAGATTTTATAAAGGTGAGAATGAGATTGATGATGAAGTGGAGATATATTTTATGGAGACACGTTAACTTCATTGGAAATCTGGGCTCATTGTTGAAGGTATTGATATTCATTCTGTAGACGCATGATCATGACATAAATTGGTGAAAAACCTTCCAAGTTATATGTGAAAATAACAGTTAATGCTGGTTTATTTTGGAGGAAACTATGTTTAGGGGACTGGGGTACTTTTTGTAGTTATGTTTTTACAACCACCAAAATATTTCAGATGGAATTACATATGTTAAGTCTACATTAATTGTGTAGCTATATGTGATGGAGTTATATGTTTTAATGTTGGTTTATTTTGGAGGGAAATGTTTTTGGTAGTTATGTTATAATGACCTAATATTTAAGTAATTCATGTATAATTTAATGTTGAGAAAAGTGCATCAAGAATAATATTACACTAAAAAGCCGAAATACAAACAAAAACAACATTACATGACACgtcataaaaaaaattcatgCATGCGGACTGGCCTTTTAACTGCATTAGTGAATCCCTGCATTCATGCAACAACACATATAAAGATAATATAAAATTAGTGTTAcacatttaataaattaattattttataaaatttgaatttttcataataTTTAAGTTACCTACCTCATTAAACTTGAATAACACCGGACGTGAATCCCTCTCAGATGTTGCCACTTTTTTCACAGTTTCGGTCAGCTGAGAACCATTCACGCTCACTTTCTTAAACCTGGTTTgcaaattaataattaataatttcaCTATAAgccacaaacaaaacaaaaaatataaaatatttggaTTAAATTACCTTTCAAAGAAATTGAAAGAGCTTGATTTCTTCTTTGTAGTAGTAGAAGTCTCAGATGATTTTGGTACTACAGTGATAATAGGAGTATGTTTTTCTTGCTGTGTGGGAGTGGGACCCGATGGATTCTTTACTTTGgtggcatttttgtcattttccacAACACGATTAGGTTTACTAAATTTCTCTTTCACAATTTCTTTCCCATCATCTCCATGCATTGATCTGTTGATGCTACTTTGTAGTATCTTTTGGTTTTCAACCTATTATAGCAACATAGATTAACCATATGATGTTAGGGGCAATTTAGTCTTTTTCACATACAAGTCAAGTGGGTGGTTTTGTAACTTGTAACTCGTATTGCTTACCTCATGGCATAGAAGCTGCTTAACAGCTAAGCCAAGAATGAAGTAATTACTACTGCACCCCTGCAAGCAGATTATTATAAattagaaattatatatataatttcaatttagattttattataaaaaaaaaaaaatcaaaagtcaaaaccCTAACCTCAAAGTTTACAAAGTCAGCAATTGGGGGATCAAAAGAAAGAACTGGAGTGTCCTTGTCTGTAGCAACTTCAAATTTAAGTTTATTAGGTAAAGGATCGATTTTTTTGTTCTTGTATGTTATGGCATATGACACCATGGTATTAACCAGATGAGccatttcttttttttctttttctgataATAAATGCAAAGCCAcctgataataaaaaaaataacttcaATACAAAGAAAGtattaaaaaaaagaattgaGAAGAAATAAATTACCGGCTTTAAAGTTGGAGGTGATAAAATATGCAATAATGGGGAAACCAAATCTTCCACAAAAGATTTAGTGGATATGTGTCTTGAGATTGATGGAGATATTTTATTGTGCCACATGTGCAATGACTCCACTTTTTCTATGAGTGTCGTTCGATATCTGTAGTAAACAATGAATTAATTCAACCTTAAAAAACAAAAGCTagtgtttatttaaaaaaaaaagtataaatcTTTAGTTTGATTGACATACCTATGAAAAGATTTTGGCCATTGAATATTAGGTTTTTCAACTTGAGATACCACACCATGTATAGAAATTGCAATAGCGGGTTGATAAGCTGCAAAAAGATAACATACTTGTGTTAGCTTTTATATAAAATCTACAATTTTATAAATGTTTGTACACAGAAAAAAGGTTAAATACCCATAAGAGACATTTTCTGTGTACGCATAATATATTGATGAAAGATATCAGAAACCTCAAGACTGTGTAAACACTTGACctacataatggaaatttgttAAATTAATATGTCGAgttacttaatatatatatatatatatccttggaaTAAAAGTATAAAACTCACTGTTTTTTTCATCACAGGATCATGATAATTTAAATGGAGGATGTTCTCATGGATTCCATCTAATATTAAATCATAGTTGCCACTGAAAAGTCATCAGTTAAAGAAAATGATGTGGCAATTCTGGAAAAAGAGATTGtaatattttgaaatattttaatataCCAGTTAGAGATCAAGGAGTGAAGAGAGTCGAACTCGTTAAACATGCTTCTGGAACTTTCAATGGACTTTCTTGCCCCCTTTAATCTTCTCTTTTGGAAAACCTTTTGAATAAAAAAGGGTTAGATTCAaaaaaatagcaatgtaatagaaagaaatgaaaatgGCATGTTATAATACACAAATAGATGAAAGtaaattgttatttcttgcattcatACCTCCTTCCATACATCAAAAACACTTTTTGATGCATCCTTCCTACCAACCACTTGAGAACTGATATCCAActacaagaaaagaaaaacagttcttttaaatttaattgaataaaaaaagtaCAGACAGTTTGTCAATTCATAATAATTTCTATGCATAGAAATACACATAAACAAGCTGAATTCCACATACCACATTGAGCATTTCTTTCTTTTTGTTGAGGAACTGTAGAGTATTCAAGCATGATCTAATGTCACATtctaaaaaaaagaaaagaaaaattagaTATACAAATATAGATGAAGTGATAAGCGATAAGTGATAAGGGATAACcacttttttatattttcatataaCTACAATAATACAATATCAAAGTTTATTATCGACATAAACAATATGTTGAGAGATACAATTTAGCAAATCACATACCAGTATATTCAGCCAATGCAGAAAGTGCAACAGAGCTTGTCCTCATAGCTTCTTTGTTGCATATATACTTAAGCCTAAATATTCAGTAATAAATCTGAGATTAGTtgcattttaaatttttaataccATTTGATTACTGTGTCTATGTAAATAATCACCTGCTGACAATACGATTTACTGTTGGCTGAACAAATACAAGAACCCTGCAATTTTTCAAAACATGTTGTCAATAATTTAGTCTGAATAATACATGAAAAATCAACAAACTGAGATAAAACTTACTTTGCTACTTGACGCAATGGTCTCAAGGCAGGGGCATATAGGTCATTGCAAATGCAAATTATCTACATATGAAGACAACCCATGAGTATCAAATAAATGAGAAAGACTAAATCATGGAATAAACACATAACTACATAAGTAAATTGATCCTACAGGTCTTAAAAGTGGAGtgtccttttttttcttttttgaagaTGTTTTTCCTGATTGTTCTGTTTGAACAATATTTTCAACCCCACTATCAGATCTCTTATCACCAGCAACCTGCATTGATAATTGTAACTTGTGTGAAAAAATGAACAAATAAAGTGATATAAGAGAAGGTTAAAATGTGTATATTAGGTTAATAAAGAAAATTAGAAAAGCATGATTTACCATCTTTAAAATTACATCCACTGCCCCTTTACCATCACCAAGAGCTCCATCAATTTCATCAATTATCTACAACAAAAAAAGTTAA is a window of Lactuca sativa cultivar Salinas chromosome 1, Lsat_Salinas_v11, whole genome shotgun sequence DNA encoding:
- the LOC111915909 gene encoding uncharacterized protein LOC111915909 codes for the protein MEMDIPMPDELEWLEADLQLHEEYLDEDPEPPPLPEEEASYIEEVYEALQPEPIVKPALPIPEKVQPKKRFRPLSPNLLDPSNVDDSVEDKRCKVNDSSAIEADDDWLRYSPPPQEESVVIVEEEKETFISRYVTDIEGDFMPVTAPDGDRVYAKLVKEEKDGKLKKLDVKAPSKGLMLEPISVLLQRAEEDAIQKALQASVSSQVDANLVGTPVVNERLWVDKYSPNSFMELLSDEHTNREVLLWLKQWDTSVFGSELKSTTDDVLSALKRHSTVSQHKKVSSKNLNGWNKDSTSNNETFREDKYDHHGMQELHNKKIKDSGPPEQKILLLCGAPGLGKTTLAHVAAQHCGYRVVEINASDDRSSSTIETKILDVVQMNSVMADSRPKCLIIDEIDGALGDGKGAVDVILKMVAGDKRSDSGVENIVQTEQSGKTSSKKKKKDTPLLRPIICICNDLYAPALRPLRQVAKVLVFVQPTVNRIVSRLKYICNKEAMRTSSVALSALAEYTECDIRSCLNTLQFLNKKKEMLNVLDISSQVVGRKDASKSVFDVWKEVFQKRRLKGARKSIESSRSMFNEFDSLHSLISNCGNYDLILDGIHENILHLNYHDPVMKKTVKCLHSLEVSDIFHQYIMRTQKMSLMAYQPAIAISIHGVVSQVEKPNIQWPKSFHRYRTTLIEKVESLHMWHNKISPSISRHISTKSFVEDLVSPLLHILSPPTLKPVALHLLSEKEKKEMAHLVNTMVSYAITYKNKKIDPLPNKLKFEVATDKDTPVLSFDPPIADFVNFEGCSSNYFILGLAVKQLLCHEVENQKILQSSINRSMHGDDGKEIVKEKFSKPNRVVENDKNATKVKNPSGPTPTQQEKHTPIITVVPKSSETSTTTKKKSSSFNFFERFKKVSVNGSQLTETVKKVATSERDSRPVLFKFNEGFTNAVKRPVRMHEFFL